A single window of Rubripirellula lacrimiformis DNA harbors:
- a CDS encoding glycine zipper domain-containing protein translates to MTRIVFSIAVAAMMIAVPSSLYGQAAQQRGATLGGLGGAVAGALIGDHNGEAGAGAAIGGVIGAVTGGLLGNAADKERAAQQQERIYYQQQQQSVAVQSSVSIADVVSMSRSGLSDSVIMNQISQRGVQTSLQVPDIIALHQQGVSENVISAMQAAPTGVQRVARAPQPVYAPQPPTVVVEERYVVPHYPPPRAYHYHRPAPVYRHHHRTGIHIGF, encoded by the coding sequence ATGACCCGCATTGTGTTTTCTATCGCTGTCGCCGCGATGATGATTGCCGTTCCGAGTTCTCTGTACGGCCAGGCGGCTCAACAACGCGGTGCCACGTTGGGCGGACTTGGCGGCGCGGTCGCAGGTGCCCTGATCGGTGACCACAACGGCGAAGCCGGTGCTGGTGCTGCGATCGGTGGCGTGATCGGAGCCGTCACTGGCGGTTTGCTCGGCAATGCAGCGGACAAAGAACGAGCCGCCCAGCAACAAGAACGCATCTACTACCAACAACAACAGCAATCCGTTGCCGTCCAGTCGTCGGTGTCGATCGCCGACGTGGTTTCGATGAGCCGCAGTGGGCTAAGCGACAGCGTCATCATGAATCAGATCAGCCAACGTGGCGTGCAAACGTCGCTGCAGGTTCCCGACATCATCGCCCTGCATCAACAAGGCGTCAGCGAGAACGTCATCAGTGCCATGCAAGCAGCGCCAACGGGCGTCCAACGCGTCGCTCGCGCACCGCAGCCTGTCTACGCACCGCAACCACCTACCGTGGTCGTCGAAGAACGATACGTGGTGCCACACTACCCACCACCACGTGCCTACCACTACCATCGCCCAGCGCCGGTCTATCGGCACCATCATCGCACCGGAATCCACATCGGATTCTAG
- a CDS encoding GYF domain-containing protein, which translates to MTDWYFQTRSSEEVGPLRPSELLEKVRKGEVTRNSMLRKNSSTWFLASEVGGLFEAAMRPTIEYFCPQCEAEVGEPPTVCNLCGCEIYKAITKITENSITNRADHPSTRQASRKVRDWIRKKVGKDNKKTGENN; encoded by the coding sequence GTGACCGACTGGTACTTTCAAACGCGATCTTCCGAGGAAGTCGGTCCGCTGCGCCCCAGCGAACTGCTGGAAAAGGTTCGCAAGGGCGAGGTGACTCGCAATTCGATGTTGCGAAAGAACAGTTCGACCTGGTTCTTGGCTTCCGAGGTCGGCGGATTGTTCGAAGCCGCGATGCGACCAACGATCGAATACTTTTGCCCGCAGTGCGAAGCCGAGGTGGGGGAACCACCGACGGTTTGCAATCTATGCGGTTGCGAGATCTACAAGGCGATCACCAAAATCACCGAGAACTCGATCACCAATCGTGCGGATCATCCAAGCACTCGCCAAGCGAGCCGGAAGGTTCGCGATTGGATTCGAAAGAAGGTTGGGAAAGACAACAAAAAAACCGGCGAGAATAACTAG
- a CDS encoding pilus assembly protein N-terminal domain-containing protein: MRDQRTYLVNLAKRKRRAVLLALLSCGTPVLGGNLAFAADPLTMPPLPLHSATTVQDNPFCEPAPNASIESIRLASGGENNAVRLMPIGAAIGLKPVNSGQPRRVEDAAMTIEKPTEVGIRKNQLIGSAHHENNDLIDADIADVSPNPPASPSGLQAISNLQLPIAVPSSTATAAVDLAADPSQQSSIVLMPMTPMPVAAQQTDHEGDATDEPELSQVAQVEPVSVGQMHVAPIPTSMQSPAEVVVQHEEPVFFSFTDDNFIDEDAVSVAQEADPMPTMAIETPPQDAAPGITRPNYGWANHDEAGPDEASSNVSENAAAKTSPVIESISDSRSIKPSDIQPIVIDDLDKPLTAMEMDPGSDAKIIEPKRNRSVISVPAQQQNLSSKRYRPPVAVTAVPVSLGRDRSAQTAQVQSAISPIETIQAESKPTTNEKSVSLHLSQAQVRSLTFGGVVRNIEVSDRSVCQAFASGPNQLKLIGTGTGVTKLVVWAAPESAGESPRMRSFNIHVGQPLDASGSDAPDRSAMLNQSIQRVFPDADVVVHHRHDELVVTGRCGSEDSAKKIIRMVRKTCLVPVRDELVVR; the protein is encoded by the coding sequence ATGCGTGACCAACGTACATATTTGGTGAATCTGGCTAAGCGGAAACGCCGTGCTGTTTTGTTAGCCCTACTAAGCTGCGGGACTCCCGTGCTTGGTGGAAACCTAGCTTTCGCCGCAGATCCGCTGACAATGCCGCCGCTACCGCTTCACTCGGCAACGACGGTACAGGACAACCCATTTTGCGAGCCAGCACCCAACGCGTCGATTGAATCGATTCGTTTGGCGTCCGGCGGCGAAAACAACGCGGTTCGGCTGATGCCGATCGGTGCCGCGATCGGTTTGAAACCGGTCAACAGCGGACAGCCACGCCGCGTCGAAGATGCCGCGATGACGATCGAAAAGCCTACGGAAGTAGGCATCCGAAAAAATCAATTGATCGGATCGGCGCATCACGAAAACAACGATCTGATCGATGCTGATATCGCAGACGTGTCGCCGAATCCACCGGCAAGTCCAAGCGGACTGCAAGCGATCAGCAACTTGCAACTGCCAATCGCGGTACCTTCGTCGACCGCCACTGCGGCAGTCGACCTAGCCGCCGATCCGTCGCAGCAGAGTTCGATCGTGCTGATGCCGATGACTCCGATGCCCGTGGCGGCCCAGCAAACCGATCACGAAGGCGATGCGACCGACGAACCTGAACTGTCACAAGTGGCGCAGGTGGAACCGGTGTCCGTTGGACAGATGCACGTCGCACCGATCCCAACGTCGATGCAATCACCTGCCGAAGTGGTTGTCCAGCACGAGGAACCGGTTTTCTTCTCGTTCACCGACGACAACTTCATCGATGAAGATGCCGTATCGGTGGCGCAGGAAGCTGATCCGATGCCGACCATGGCCATCGAAACACCACCGCAGGACGCAGCGCCCGGAATCACCCGACCGAATTATGGTTGGGCCAATCACGACGAAGCCGGTCCCGACGAAGCCAGCAGCAACGTTTCAGAGAACGCCGCTGCCAAGACGTCCCCAGTGATCGAATCCATTTCGGATTCGCGATCGATCAAACCGTCGGACATTCAACCGATCGTAATCGACGACCTAGACAAGCCACTGACCGCGATGGAAATGGATCCCGGTTCGGACGCCAAGATCATCGAACCAAAGCGGAACCGTTCGGTCATCTCGGTGCCTGCACAGCAACAGAACCTTTCCAGCAAACGGTATCGTCCACCAGTGGCCGTCACCGCGGTGCCTGTTTCGTTGGGGCGTGACCGATCGGCCCAAACGGCACAGGTGCAATCGGCCATTTCGCCGATCGAGACCATCCAAGCAGAATCGAAACCGACCACCAACGAAAAGTCGGTCTCGCTGCACCTTAGCCAGGCTCAGGTGCGATCCCTTACCTTCGGCGGCGTCGTCCGCAACATCGAGGTATCCGATCGCTCGGTCTGCCAAGCATTCGCGTCCGGCCCCAATCAGCTGAAACTGATTGGCACGGGCACCGGCGTTACCAAACTAGTGGTTTGGGCGGCACCGGAATCGGCGGGGGAATCCCCAAGGATGCGATCGTTCAACATCCATGTAGGCCAACCGCTGGACGCCAGCGGAAGCGATGCTCCCGATCGCTCGGCAATGCTAAACCAATCTATCCAACGTGTCTTTCCTGACGCTGACGTTGTTGTCCACCACCGCCACGACGAACTGGTCGTGACGGGCCGCTGCGGCAGCGAGGACTCGGCAAAGAAGATCATTCGCATGGTCCGAAAAACGTGCTTGGTTCCCGTTCGAGACGAGTTGGTTGTTCGATAG
- a CDS encoding TrmH family RNA methyltransferase: MSESAPVVLRSPANPTVRHLIRLRENRYRRKADRVIVDGWRETAQAVESGMDLCGFYTSESDPLNPDDSAIQRVLNHPAAAQKQNWVSDGILEKISFGQSNRGVVAEFVRPDWNLDRLALPPQPLVLVLDRIEKPGNVGAVFRCADAAGIDAVLLSDCHDPLNPNAIRNSLGAIFRVPTAVGSESQVAQFLSAKGFRVLAARVESSTPLWSTRWNGPVAVVLGSEADGLGERWKTIPSADGKPDPVPGIRIPMAGKIDSLNISVSAAVIAYEAIRQRQS; encoded by the coding sequence ATGAGTGAGTCTGCGCCGGTCGTCTTGCGAAGTCCGGCCAACCCAACCGTTCGGCACCTGATCCGGCTACGCGAAAATCGGTATCGGCGGAAAGCCGACCGTGTGATCGTAGATGGATGGCGTGAAACGGCCCAGGCCGTCGAATCGGGGATGGATCTGTGCGGGTTCTACACCAGCGAGTCGGATCCGTTGAATCCCGACGACTCGGCGATCCAACGTGTCCTGAACCACCCGGCGGCTGCCCAAAAACAAAACTGGGTTTCAGACGGGATTCTAGAGAAAATTAGCTTTGGGCAATCCAATCGCGGCGTGGTGGCCGAATTTGTACGCCCCGACTGGAACCTGGATCGGCTGGCCCTACCGCCACAACCGCTGGTTCTGGTGCTAGACCGAATCGAAAAACCCGGAAATGTGGGAGCCGTCTTTCGCTGTGCCGACGCCGCGGGGATCGATGCGGTGCTATTGTCGGATTGCCACGATCCGCTGAACCCCAACGCCATTCGTAATAGTTTGGGAGCCATTTTCCGCGTCCCGACAGCGGTCGGCAGCGAATCCCAAGTTGCCCAGTTCCTGTCTGCGAAGGGATTTCGAGTCCTGGCCGCCAGGGTCGAATCGTCCACCCCGCTGTGGTCCACCCGATGGAATGGACCGGTCGCAGTCGTGCTGGGAAGCGAAGCCGACGGACTGGGCGAGCGATGGAAGACGATTCCGTCCGCCGATGGGAAACCTGATCCGGTGCCCGGGATCCGTATCCCCATGGCCGGCAAGATCGATAGTTTGAATATCTCGGTCTCGGCCGCGGTGATCGCCTATGAAGCGATTCGCCAACGGCAATCCTAG
- the nrdR gene encoding transcriptional regulator NrdR yields the protein MRCPYCHVDNDRVLDTRAAEGGYMVRRKRVCTSCQRRFATAEKIEKLSVRLVKSDETREPLDREKIRRGIERACSKREISSSTIELVVQDIEADIYASFDSEVTSAQVGEIVMRHLAKLDEVAYIRFASVYRDFDGAQDFIEAITRIVGRKSPAPE from the coding sequence ATGCGCTGTCCTTACTGCCACGTTGATAACGATCGCGTGCTCGACACCCGAGCCGCCGAAGGTGGCTACATGGTCCGCCGTAAAAGGGTCTGCACATCGTGCCAACGGCGGTTTGCAACGGCGGAAAAGATCGAAAAGTTGAGTGTCCGACTGGTCAAAAGTGACGAAACTCGCGAACCACTGGACCGCGAAAAAATCCGACGAGGCATCGAACGCGCCTGTTCGAAACGGGAAATCAGCAGCAGCACGATCGAACTTGTCGTCCAAGACATCGAAGCCGATATCTACGCTAGCTTTGACTCGGAAGTCACGTCGGCCCAAGTCGGCGAAATCGTCATGCGGCACCTCGCAAAACTGGACGAAGTGGCGTACATCCGATTTGCTAGCGTTTATCGCGACTTCGACGGGGCTCAGGACTTTATCGAAGCGATCACCCGCATCGTCGGCCGCAAATCGCCCGCCCCCGAGTAG
- a CDS encoding PH domain-containing protein codes for MSTDSNHDPSETTPPAGQGSSGAPQPGAPAGQPAAGSPRGATAAEKFQKEVAAKRAANLEVEEEDEETLWSGGYTPKAMLGTWILMVIASVGLLVLHGVVPEFPLGIAVALIGLVWVFGCLLYAYRRLGFHYELTTQRFIHQTGLLSRQTDRIEVIDIDDVSFAQGPVQRMFGVGNIELTGSDRSHPNLSMIGIAKVKDVSGLIDDVRRKERRRRSLHIEQI; via the coding sequence ATGTCGACAGACAGCAATCACGATCCATCTGAAACGACGCCGCCAGCTGGACAAGGCAGTTCGGGAGCGCCGCAACCGGGTGCCCCAGCGGGACAGCCCGCCGCCGGATCGCCCAGGGGTGCCACCGCAGCGGAGAAGTTTCAAAAGGAGGTCGCCGCCAAGCGTGCGGCCAATTTAGAAGTCGAAGAGGAAGACGAAGAAACGCTGTGGTCGGGTGGCTACACCCCGAAAGCAATGTTGGGAACTTGGATTCTGATGGTCATCGCTAGCGTTGGGCTGCTGGTGCTGCATGGGGTCGTTCCCGAGTTTCCGCTTGGCATCGCGGTCGCTCTGATCGGGCTGGTTTGGGTCTTCGGATGTCTGCTGTACGCCTATCGCCGGTTGGGATTCCATTACGAACTGACGACCCAGCGTTTCATTCACCAGACGGGATTGCTGAGCCGTCAAACCGACCGGATCGAAGTGATCGACATCGACGACGTTAGTTTCGCACAGGGGCCGGTGCAGCGAATGTTTGGCGTTGGCAATATCGAATTGACCGGCAGCGACCGCTCGCATCCGAATTTGTCTATGATAGGGATCGCAAAGGTCAAGGATGTGTCGGGGTTGATCGACGACGTGCGCCGCAAAGAACGTCGGCGACGAAGCCTCCACATTGAACAGATTTGA
- a CDS encoding PH domain-containing protein yields the protein MDNFPLADEQFHPLAPNHLKMDRLLGGIAALIACLVLLSTFGLWLAIQDHWDLIQAIAAFAVVLIAAVTVWAGWIYPALAYRHASWRVNDEGLEIRRGVWWRHWIIVPRSRIQHSDIEQGPLQRRYDLATLVIHTAGTQNASVKLDGITNQSASWLRDNLVSDRLATPSNSGIADAGTSASVQPPIDGELR from the coding sequence TTGGACAATTTCCCACTGGCAGACGAACAGTTTCACCCCTTGGCACCGAACCATCTAAAAATGGATCGATTGCTGGGTGGCATCGCTGCGCTGATCGCATGCCTGGTCTTGCTATCGACTTTCGGACTTTGGTTGGCGATCCAAGATCACTGGGACCTGATCCAGGCGATCGCAGCATTCGCCGTCGTGCTGATTGCCGCAGTGACGGTGTGGGCAGGCTGGATCTATCCCGCACTGGCATACCGTCATGCGTCTTGGCGAGTGAACGACGAAGGGCTGGAGATACGCCGAGGCGTTTGGTGGCGTCATTGGATCATCGTGCCCCGATCCAGAATTCAGCACAGCGACATCGAACAGGGACCACTGCAGCGTCGGTATGATCTGGCGACGTTGGTCATCCATACCGCCGGCACCCAAAACGCGTCCGTCAAATTGGATGGCATCACGAATCAGTCGGCATCTTGGTTGCGTGACAACCTGGTATCGGATCGTCTAGCCACGCCAAGCAACAGCGGCATCGCCGACGCCGGCACCTCTGCATCCGTGCAGCCTCCTATCGACGGAGAACTGCGGTGA
- a CDS encoding PH domain-containing protein: MTDPTSGAGQDPPSDPNPTPRPNTTPRPIDGAGHKPSFDQPRRLHPLSILFQLLSMSRQSLFPAIVAGWSAVNGSFFAALIVAAIFGLAITFAMIRYLTFRYQITDGELIVTEGILFRKVRNIPVDRIQNVDLVQSPFHRIFRVAEVHVETASGTEPEAKMRVLSLADVDFLKQQISSRGYSVSATTEADHPADTTIDRESREPQSQTILTIPVSHLIQAGLASNRGLILVSVALGFFFQSSQDLDPEYTALDRWIPAQVWNGTPWLLIPVAALALLVVIRLLGTAWYVLRFYGYRLERTGEDFQVSCGLLTKISATVPRRRIQFISVHRPPLMRWMRLASIRIETAGGAGKKGEDAATTITRRWFIPVIHESQVTGLLSQIRTGIPDDGLISWTRAAPRAVRRTTRIAVIASILIGIGTTWAIGWGGIAIGLVAAVLLITHSRCYVRSLGYYRFDNGVMFRSGLLNQKTSTTFHNRIQSVELRSSFFDRRWSMAKLSVDTAAAGPANHTITFPMMDASIAVGEFEALSKRSAAAAMNWD, translated from the coding sequence GTGACGGATCCCACAAGCGGCGCGGGGCAGGATCCGCCATCGGATCCCAATCCGACACCGCGCCCGAACACGACACCGCGTCCAATCGATGGGGCAGGGCACAAGCCAAGCTTTGACCAACCTCGACGACTGCATCCCCTGTCGATCCTGTTTCAATTGCTGTCGATGTCTCGACAGTCTCTTTTCCCGGCCATCGTGGCTGGTTGGTCGGCCGTCAACGGCAGCTTCTTTGCCGCACTGATCGTGGCTGCCATTTTCGGGTTGGCGATTACATTCGCGATGATCCGCTACCTGACATTTCGCTACCAGATCACCGATGGCGAATTGATCGTCACCGAAGGCATCCTGTTTCGAAAAGTGCGCAATATCCCGGTCGATCGCATCCAGAATGTGGATTTGGTCCAGAGCCCGTTCCACCGAATCTTTCGCGTCGCCGAAGTTCATGTCGAAACGGCTAGCGGCACCGAACCGGAAGCCAAAATGCGAGTTCTATCGCTGGCGGACGTCGACTTCCTAAAACAACAAATCTCGTCACGCGGTTATAGCGTTTCGGCGACCACCGAAGCCGACCATCCGGCTGACACAACGATCGATCGGGAATCTCGCGAACCCCAATCGCAAACGATTTTGACGATCCCAGTTTCGCATTTGATCCAAGCCGGATTGGCCAGCAACCGCGGACTGATCCTGGTCAGCGTTGCGCTCGGATTTTTCTTTCAAAGCAGCCAAGACTTGGATCCTGAATACACGGCTCTGGATCGCTGGATCCCGGCACAGGTTTGGAACGGGACGCCGTGGTTATTGATCCCCGTCGCAGCACTGGCCTTGCTGGTGGTCATCCGATTGCTGGGCACCGCTTGGTACGTGCTGCGGTTCTATGGCTACCGTCTGGAACGTACGGGCGAGGACTTTCAAGTTTCCTGTGGACTGCTGACCAAGATATCAGCCACGGTGCCAAGACGACGAATTCAATTCATCAGCGTGCACCGCCCCCCGTTGATGCGGTGGATGCGTTTGGCGTCGATTCGGATCGAAACCGCCGGCGGCGCTGGCAAAAAGGGCGAAGACGCAGCGACCACGATTACCCGTCGCTGGTTTATCCCGGTGATCCACGAAAGCCAGGTGACGGGATTGCTGTCTCAGATTCGCACGGGAATCCCCGACGACGGATTGATTTCATGGACCCGAGCGGCTCCGCGGGCGGTTCGCCGAACCACTCGAATCGCCGTCATTGCATCGATCCTGATCGGCATCGGGACCACCTGGGCGATTGGCTGGGGCGGCATCGCGATCGGACTCGTCGCGGCGGTCCTGCTGATCACTCATTCACGCTGCTACGTTCGCTCGCTGGGCTATTACCGATTTGACAATGGCGTCATGTTTCGCAGCGGCCTGTTGAACCAAAAAACCAGCACGACGTTCCACAACCGAATCCAATCGGTGGAACTGAGGTCATCGTTTTTTGACCGCCGTTGGTCGATGGCCAAATTGTCGGTCGACACCGCTGCGGCAGGCCCGGCGAATCACACGATCACGTTTCCGATGATGGACGCGTCGATCGCCGTGGGTGAATTCGAAGCGTTGTCGAAACGATCAGCCGCCGCAGCGATGAACTGGGACTGA
- a CDS encoding N-acetyltransferase, giving the protein MSPSVRIQPVTSRRDRKAFLQLERDLYRGDPNWVPPLWFEQKKLLGFAKHPFYDDALGQAFLARRGDEVVGRVLAVVNHAHNRRYKEKRGFFGFFQSIDDESVSTPMLDFASQWLVDQGMTDVRGPVNPSLNYDCGLLVDGFDTPPTFLIPYNHEYYGRLIEAAGFEKVQDLYSYEAHIDTLEDLDPKLLFVINEATRRFNVKCRAIDRSRFAKDVRSFLEIYNLSLQQTWGYVPMSEAEISVQSGGLKHLIVPELTSIAEIDGQPVGAGFGLLDYNQVIKKIDGRLFPFGWWTLMRGKKSIDRLRLISTNVLPEYQKWGLGLVTLARILPDAMKYGIQIGEFSWVLESNSLSRGTIERGGATRTKVHRLYDRSIVPGQGGPRQS; this is encoded by the coding sequence ATGAGTCCATCCGTGCGAATCCAGCCGGTCACTTCGAGGCGAGATCGCAAAGCCTTTTTGCAGCTCGAACGAGACCTGTATCGCGGTGATCCTAATTGGGTGCCCCCGTTGTGGTTCGAGCAAAAGAAGTTGTTGGGATTTGCGAAGCATCCGTTCTATGACGACGCCCTGGGACAAGCCTTCTTGGCCCGCCGTGGCGACGAAGTGGTGGGCCGGGTTCTGGCGGTCGTCAATCATGCTCACAACCGTCGGTACAAAGAAAAACGCGGGTTTTTTGGCTTCTTTCAGTCGATCGATGACGAAAGTGTCAGCACGCCGATGCTGGACTTTGCGTCCCAGTGGTTGGTCGATCAGGGCATGACGGACGTTCGCGGCCCGGTCAATCCAAGCCTGAATTACGACTGCGGTCTGTTGGTGGACGGATTCGATACGCCGCCCACGTTTTTGATCCCGTACAACCACGAATATTACGGACGATTGATCGAAGCGGCCGGATTCGAGAAGGTCCAGGATCTGTACAGCTACGAGGCGCACATCGATACGCTGGAGGATCTGGATCCAAAACTTTTGTTTGTGATCAACGAAGCGACACGGCGTTTCAATGTCAAATGCCGTGCCATCGACCGCAGCAGATTCGCCAAGGATGTTCGATCTTTCTTGGAAATCTACAACCTGTCGCTGCAGCAAACCTGGGGCTATGTCCCGATGAGCGAGGCTGAAATCAGTGTTCAAAGCGGTGGTTTGAAGCACTTGATCGTGCCGGAATTGACCAGCATTGCCGAAATCGATGGCCAACCGGTGGGCGCCGGATTCGGATTACTGGACTACAACCAAGTGATCAAAAAGATTGATGGACGCCTGTTCCCGTTCGGTTGGTGGACGTTGATGCGAGGCAAGAAGTCCATCGATCGCTTGCGTTTGATCAGCACGAACGTGCTTCCGGAATACCAGAAATGGGGATTGGGTTTGGTCACTTTGGCCCGAATCCTGCCCGATGCGATGAAGTATGGTATCCAAATCGGCGAGTTTTCTTGGGTATTAGAAAGCAACTCGCTTTCTCGAGGTACGATCGAA